A single window of Gossypium hirsutum isolate 1008001.06 chromosome A10, Gossypium_hirsutum_v2.1, whole genome shotgun sequence DNA harbors:
- the LOC121208262 gene encoding protein RMD5 homolog, with product MELHSLKDSSDRVAKKRKVSYSKTHEVTDLIVQEISKVIKVMQSSTLEYQSELAELKKKLQEVSPLNQLEGAQKELNIALIKYPKALEKVFNPDISKAYRNIEFDSPIVNQIIASHFYRQGLFEVGNCFITEAQDAEAAVAMRSLFQELYQMLEAMKSRNLEPALKWAAANSNKLKENGSDLQLRIHHLQFVKILQKGSRDEALKYARTNFASFAGNHMAEIQKLMGCLLYSDRLHESPYAHLLSPTNWDTVTNELTRQFCNLLGQSYESPLSATIAAGIQGLPPLLKFMTVMVGKKHEWQSMNQLPVPVELDKEFQFHSVFVCPVTKEQSTDDNPPMLMSCGHVLCKQSINKMSKNGSKTFKCPYCPTDIDSTQCRQLIF from the coding sequence ATGGAATTGCATAGCCTGAAAGATTCATCTGATCGTGTTGCAAAGAAGCGAAAGGTGTCCTATTCTAAAACACATGAAGTTACAGACCTGATTGTTCAGGAAATCAGTAAGGTAATCAAGGTGATGCAGTCAAGCACCCTTGAATATCAATCAGAACTAGCTGAATTGAAGAAAAAGTTACAGGAAGTTTCTCCACTCAATCAGCTAGAAGGTGCCCAAAAGGAACTGAATATAGCACTGATAAAGTATCCGAAAGCTCTTGAGAAAGTCTTTAATCCTGATATATCCAAGGCTTATCGAAATATTGAATTTGATTCCCCTATAGTTAACCAAATAATTGCCAGCCATTTCTACAGGCAAGGGCTGTTTGAGGTTGGTAATTGTTTCATAACTGAGGCTCAGGATGCAGAAGCTGCTGTTGCTATGAGATCACTTTTCCAGGAACTTTATCAAATGCTCGAAGCCATGAAGAGTCGGAACCTGGAGCCAGCCCTGAAATGGGCAGCTGCGAACTCTAATAAACTGAAGGAAAATGGTTCGGACCTTCAGCTGAGAATCCATCATTTGCAGTTTGTGAAAATATTACAAAAGGGAAGCAGAGATGAAGCACTCAAGTACGCAAGAACCAACTTTGCTTCTTTTGCCGGAAACCATATGGCTGAAATCCAGAAACTCATGGGGTGCCTCTTGTATTCTGATAGACTTCATGAGTCCCCATATGCTCATTTATTATCGCCAACCAATTGGGATACAGTAACCAATGAACTAACCAGGCAGTTCTGCAATCTTCTGGGGCAATCATACGAGAGCCCATTGAGTGCCACAATAGCGGCAGGAATTCAAGGCTTGCCTCCTCTTCTCAAGTTTATGACTGTTATGGTAGGGAAGAAGCACGAATGGCAATCTATGAATCAGTTACCCGTGCCGGTAGAGTTAGACAAGGAGTTCCAATTTCATTCAGTATTTGTCTGCCCTGTAACCAAGGAGCAATCAACTGACGATAACCCACCAATGCTTATGTCGTGTGGTCATGTGCTGTGCAAACAGTCTATCAACAAGATGTCAAAGAATGGCTCGAAAACTTTCAAGTGCCCATACTGTCCAACTGATATTGATTCGACGCAATGCAGGCAGCTGATTTTCTGA